The genomic DNA TCTGATTTTTATAACTTCCTGATTCGTAATTTCTTGTTTCGATTTCGCACTTTTTCTATAAATAACTTATAATTAGCAAAAAAATGAATATATTAACTAGAATTTATGAACCAGGAACCAGAAACTTATAAAAACCAGGAGCTAAAAACCTACACTCGCAGCCAGTTAGCCCTGCGCAATGGCCAGGACCGCGACGAAATCTGGGTGGCGTATCAGGGCAATATCTACGATGTTGGCCGCTCGCGGCTCTGGCAGCGCGGCAACCACTACGAGCACTGGGCCGGCCAGGACCTCACCCGCGAGCTGGACGAAGACGCGCCGCACATCGCCACCGTTTTTGATAAATTTCAGATAATCGGCAAGCTCGCGTAGGGTAAGCTTCAGCAAATGTGCGGTAAGCTTTAGCTTGCCGTGCGTTGCCATCTTCCTGCCGATAACCCGGCAGCTAAAGCTTACCCTGCACGCCTAAAGCTTACCCTACATTCGCCCCATGACCACCGAAACTACCTCTGCCTACAACAACCTCGAAACGCTACCCACCGCTGCCCTGCTGGCGGGCCTGAACCAACTCGACCAGACCGTGCCGCTGGCTGTGCAAAAGGCTCTACCCCAAGTCGAAGCGCTGGTGGAGGCCGTGGTGGCGCGGCTGCGCGCCGGAGGCCGGCTATTCTACATTGGGGCTGGCACGAGCGGCCGGCTGGGGGTAGTAGATGCCTCCGAGTGCCCGCCCACGTTTGGGGTGCCGGCCGGGCGGGTAGTCGGCATCATGGCCGGCGGCGACGGGGCCATTCGGCAAGCCGTAGAAGGCGCTGAGGATAATGCTACGCAGGCCTGGGCTGATTTACAGCAGTTTAACGCCAATGAGAAGGACGTGCTGGTGGGCATAGCCGCTTCGGGCCGCACGCCCTACGTGATAGGCGGCCTGCAAGCGGCGCGCGCCGCTGGCCTCGCCACCGGCTGCGTGGTCTGCAACGCCGGCTCGGCCGTCGCGGCGGCCTGCGAGTTTCCGGTGGAGGTAGTTACCGGCCCCGAGTTCATCACGGGCAGCACGCGCCTGAAAGCGGGCACGGCGCAAAAACTGGTGCTCAACATGCTGACTACGGCCACTTTTATTCGGCTGGGCCGCGTGAAAGGTAACAAAATGGTGGACATGCAGCTCAGCAATGATAAGCTCGTGGAGCGCGGCCAGCGCATGTTGATGGACGAGCTGGCCATTCCGGCCGCCGAAGCGGCCGACTTGCTGCGCCAGCACGGCTCGGTGCGGGCCGCTCTGGCCGCCGCAAGGTGAACTTCGCGTTCCTGGTTGGTAGTTTCTAGTTGCTGGTTTGAACGACAACTAGAAACCAGCAACCAGGAACCAGCAACTAAAGAGAAGGCCATGCACACCATCGAACCCCATTACAATTGGATTGAGCAGTATTCAGCTGCCGAAGACCCGCGCTCGCCGCTCTTCGGTGCCGAATATAGCCTCGATACGTATAGCAATACTATTTACGGCTACTACATTCATCCTCAGTGGGATAGTATCGAATCGGATACACTGTTTTTCAAGATTCTGTGGGTCGATTACGATGATGGGGGTGCCATTCTGGAGTTTATCGGCGAATGGAACGACGCTATTGAGAACGACATCATGCAGCTCAAGCGCAGCATCCTGGATGTGCTGGTGCACGAAGGCATCCGGCGGTTCATTCTCATTGGCGAAAACGTATTCAATTTCCACGGCTCCGACGATAGCTATTATGAGGAGTGGTTTGAGGATGTGGAAGATGGCTGGATTGCGGGCGTCAACTTTCAGGACCACGTGCGCCGCGAAATGGGGCAATATAACCTCGACCACTACATCAATTTTGGGGGCACGCTCGACGATTTGCCCTGGCGCACTTACGAGCCGCGCCGCCTGTTCGAAGA from Hymenobacter psoromatis includes the following:
- a CDS encoding cytochrome b5, encoding MNQEPETYKNQELKTYTRSQLALRNGQDRDEIWVAYQGNIYDVGRSRLWQRGNHYEHWAGQDLTRELDEDAPHIATVFDKFQIIGKLA
- a CDS encoding N-acetylmuramic acid 6-phosphate etherase; its protein translation is MTTETTSAYNNLETLPTAALLAGLNQLDQTVPLAVQKALPQVEALVEAVVARLRAGGRLFYIGAGTSGRLGVVDASECPPTFGVPAGRVVGIMAGGDGAIRQAVEGAEDNATQAWADLQQFNANEKDVLVGIAASGRTPYVIGGLQAARAAGLATGCVVCNAGSAVAAACEFPVEVVTGPEFITGSTRLKAGTAQKLVLNMLTTATFIRLGRVKGNKMVDMQLSNDKLVERGQRMLMDELAIPAAEAADLLRQHGSVRAALAAAR